Proteins co-encoded in one Deinococcus detaillensis genomic window:
- a CDS encoding HAD family hydrolase, with protein MIFDAVLFDMDGVLVDSEVVSGQVWVQTLSDHGLTLDHGDYMARAVGHTASNLYANLERDHAWKRTPEFEQALTQRLAEAFAKVGEVPGAKQTLEALKAAGMPFAVASNSTRDKLQLKLKATGLAELLGAHAYDPSTVSGLGKPLPDLYLHAAEQLGVDIQRCVVVEDSLSGLAAGLSAGATSWGFAGGGHQVYADALLEAGAERVVNSHAELRQLLGI; from the coding sequence ATGATCTTTGATGCGGTTCTTTTTGATATGGACGGTGTGCTGGTAGACAGCGAAGTGGTTTCGGGGCAAGTCTGGGTGCAAACCCTCAGCGATCACGGCCTCACTTTGGATCACGGCGACTACATGGCGCGGGCAGTCGGCCACACGGCGTCCAACCTCTACGCCAATTTGGAGCGCGATCACGCTTGGAAGCGCACCCCCGAATTCGAGCAAGCCCTGACCCAGCGGCTGGCCGAAGCGTTTGCGAAGGTGGGCGAAGTGCCCGGCGCAAAGCAAACTTTAGAAGCCTTGAAAGCGGCGGGCATGCCGTTCGCGGTGGCCAGCAACAGCACCCGCGATAAGTTGCAACTCAAGCTAAAGGCCACTGGCTTGGCGGAGTTACTCGGCGCTCACGCTTACGATCCGTCCACTGTCAGTGGGCTGGGCAAGCCGTTGCCAGATCTGTACTTGCACGCCGCCGAGCAACTGGGCGTCGACATTCAGCGCTGCGTCGTGGTGGAAGACAGCTTATCGGGCCTAGCAGCGGGCCTCAGCGCGGGCGCAACCAGCTGGGGCTTCGCGGGGGGCGGGCATCAAGTGTACGCCGACGCCCTGTTAGAAGCTGGAGCCGAGCGCGTGGTCAACTCGCACGCCGAACTCAGGCAACTGCTGGGGATTTAA
- the murA gene encoding UDP-N-acetylglucosamine 1-carboxyvinyltransferase: MQVTPLHITGGRILSGEFAVQPSKNAALPIIVAALLSREPVTLHGIPRLSDIYTILDIVGHLGAQHAWVGPNSVTLHTPEILNTTAPYALVSKMRASFIVMGSLIARAGEATVSMPGGCAFGYRPVDQHVKAFRALGIEMDEEGGNFAALRTRPLSGSYVFEMLTVGATQNAILAGVLGSSQVILENASIDTDVVDMINFLNSLGADIRGAGTNTITVQGVGSLRGGEYTIIPDRIEAGTIMLAAAATRSHITLTGVRPAHLRAVSMKLTEMGVSILESGDFITVDATRAALKPISVTALEFPGFPTDVQPQMSALLATVPGTSIVVDKIYPDRLTHVVELNRMGAQIQVSEHTQIIQGGRVHGAPVKAADIRAGGALIVAALAAEGDTIIDGMQYINRGYERFAERLRGLGADVTQSELSLATAMD; the protein is encoded by the coding sequence CTGCAAGTAACTCCTCTGCATATCACCGGTGGCCGCATCCTCAGCGGCGAATTCGCGGTTCAACCCAGCAAAAATGCAGCGCTGCCGATTATTGTCGCGGCGCTGCTGAGCCGTGAACCGGTGACGTTGCACGGGATTCCGCGCCTCTCTGATATCTACACCATCTTGGATATCGTGGGCCACCTCGGCGCTCAGCACGCTTGGGTCGGCCCCAACAGCGTGACCTTGCACACCCCCGAAATTCTCAACACCACCGCGCCTTACGCTTTGGTCAGCAAAATGCGGGCCAGCTTCATTGTGATGGGCTCCCTCATCGCCCGCGCCGGAGAAGCCACCGTGAGTATGCCCGGCGGCTGCGCCTTCGGCTACCGGCCGGTGGATCAGCATGTCAAGGCCTTTAGGGCGCTGGGCATCGAGATGGACGAGGAGGGCGGCAATTTCGCGGCGCTGCGAACCCGTCCGCTGAGCGGTTCCTACGTCTTCGAGATGCTGACGGTGGGCGCGACCCAAAACGCCATTTTGGCGGGGGTGCTGGGCAGCAGCCAAGTCATTTTGGAAAATGCCAGCATCGACACCGACGTGGTGGACATGATCAATTTCCTCAACTCGCTGGGCGCGGATATTCGCGGCGCGGGCACCAACACCATCACCGTGCAGGGCGTCGGCTCGCTGCGCGGCGGCGAATACACCATCATCCCCGACCGCATCGAGGCCGGAACCATCATGCTGGCCGCCGCCGCCACCCGCAGCCACATCACCCTGACCGGCGTGCGCCCGGCTCACCTGCGGGCCGTCAGCATGAAGCTCACCGAGATGGGCGTCAGCATTTTGGAATCTGGCGACTTTATTACCGTGGACGCCACCCGCGCCGCCCTGAAGCCCATCAGCGTCACCGCCCTCGAGTTTCCGGGCTTTCCCACCGACGTGCAGCCGCAGATGAGCGCCCTGCTGGCCACCGTGCCCGGCACCAGCATCGTCGTGGACAAAATTTATCCTGACCGCCTGACGCACGTCGTCGAACTCAACCGGATGGGCGCACAGATTCAGGTCAGCGAACACACCCAGATCATTCAGGGCGGACGGGTTCACGGCGCACCCGTCAAGGCCGCCGACATCCGCGCGGGCGGGGCGCTCATCGTGGCCGCACTCGCCGCCGAGGGCGACACCATCATCGACGGGATGCAGTACATCAACCGGGGCTATGAGCGCTTTGCCGAGCGCCTGCGCGGCCTCGGCGCGGACGTGACGCAGTCGGAACTCTCGCTCGCCACCGCGATGGACTGA
- a CDS encoding EAL domain-containing protein → MTFSCDCEHLDSAALSGDWLLFSSSGHVTKRLTWLCGAAQRHGGGPGWHFTGSAEQLSAQFGAISEALKASEWAQVQVLPVRDGQPLYWQAATLPQWLTRAQTTWFPEALSHLKVAFQPVFDLRSGAVFGFEALIRAQVGQRLYGAGELLGAAPAHGGLHLFDRQARQAAIRQGAALTKSGNLLINFMPGVVYDPEVCLNTTFAACRESGIDPARLIFEVVETDHFPDLELLRSVLDRYRREGMQVALDDLGAGQSSLMYLEALRPDLVKLDKSLLIGITPDDPRTALVGALIRYAHELGVQVVAEGLETASELAAATALGADLGQGYGLGRPTFERNLAAEAAACQQIQGQEQPSNYGSDSGTAALSITPPT, encoded by the coding sequence ATGACTTTTAGCTGCGACTGCGAACACCTCGATTCTGCTGCCCTCAGCGGCGATTGGCTGCTGTTCAGCTCGTCCGGGCACGTCACCAAGCGGTTGACCTGGCTGTGCGGCGCGGCCCAGCGGCACGGCGGCGGCCCCGGCTGGCACTTCACGGGCAGCGCCGAGCAGTTGAGCGCCCAATTCGGGGCCATCTCGGAAGCGCTCAAAGCCAGCGAATGGGCGCAGGTACAAGTCTTGCCGGTGCGGGATGGTCAGCCCCTTTACTGGCAGGCCGCGACGTTGCCGCAGTGGCTGACACGCGCTCAAACCACTTGGTTTCCGGAGGCCCTCTCTCACCTGAAGGTGGCTTTTCAGCCGGTATTCGATCTCAGGAGCGGCGCAGTCTTCGGGTTCGAAGCGCTGATCCGCGCCCAAGTCGGGCAGCGGCTTTACGGCGCGGGAGAACTCCTGGGCGCGGCCCCGGCGCACGGCGGCCTGCACCTGTTTGACCGGCAGGCCCGGCAAGCGGCGATTCGGCAAGGCGCGGCGCTCACCAAGAGCGGCAACCTGCTCATCAACTTTATGCCGGGGGTGGTGTATGACCCCGAAGTTTGTTTGAATACCACTTTCGCCGCCTGCCGAGAAAGCGGCATTGATCCGGCGCGGCTCATTTTCGAGGTGGTGGAAACCGATCATTTCCCCGATTTGGAACTGCTCCGCAGCGTGCTGGACCGCTACCGCCGCGAGGGAATGCAGGTGGCGCTCGACGACCTCGGCGCAGGCCAGAGCAGCTTGATGTATTTGGAAGCCTTGCGGCCCGACTTGGTCAAGCTCGATAAAAGCCTGCTGATCGGTATTACGCCCGACGACCCGCGCACCGCTTTGGTGGGAGCGCTGATTCGCTACGCCCACGAACTCGGCGTGCAGGTGGTGGCCGAGGGACTGGAAACGGCCAGTGAACTCGCAGCCGCCACCGCTTTGGGAGCCGATTTGGGGCAAGGCTACGGCCTGGGCCGTCCCACCTTCGAGCGCAATCTTGCGGCTGAAGCGGCCGCCTGCCAGCAGATTCAGGGGCAGGAACAACCATCCAACTATGGTAGTGATTCAGGAACCGCCGCGCTTTCCATTACGCCTCCAACATAA